The following proteins are encoded in a genomic region of Mycobacterium kiyosense:
- a CDS encoding hypothetical protein (frameshifted, deletion at around 2418798), whose product MGEVYEAYDNQIGRSVALKIIKSQYAHDRKFRTRFERESHAAATLQEPHVIPIHGFGEIDGSLFIDMRLVRGKDLEALLAKGPLDAPRAVAIVNQIAAALDAAHAEGLVHRDVKPQNILVTPADFAYLVDFGIAEVVGENTRLTATDMRVGSWAYMAPERFAGTEITPAADIYSLACVLYEALTGELPFPGKTQGGLIAAHMSTPPPRPSQTNPRVPATLDDVIARGMAKEPDDRYGSAGALGRAAERALRSGVRTVVDPTDEPTRQLSWAPAPPTLPRAYPRLHRRRPRRRRISRSTRRRTRRQGRSR is encoded by the coding sequence ATGGGCGAGGTCTACGAGGCCTACGACAACCAGATCGGCCGGTCGGTCGCCCTGAAGATCATCAAGAGCCAGTACGCCCACGACCGCAAGTTCCGCACTCGCTTCGAGCGGGAATCGCACGCGGCGGCGACGCTGCAGGAGCCGCACGTCATCCCGATCCACGGTTTCGGCGAAATCGACGGCTCGCTGTTCATCGACATGCGGCTGGTCCGTGGCAAAGACCTGGAAGCTCTGCTGGCCAAAGGACCGCTGGATGCGCCGCGGGCCGTCGCCATCGTCAACCAGATCGCCGCCGCGCTGGACGCCGCGCACGCCGAGGGCCTGGTCCATCGCGACGTCAAGCCGCAGAACATCCTGGTCACCCCGGCCGACTTCGCGTACCTGGTGGACTTCGGGATCGCCGAGGTGGTGGGGGAGAACACCCGGCTCACCGCGACCGACATGCGCGTCGGGTCGTGGGCCTACATGGCGCCGGAACGATTCGCCGGCACCGAGATCACTCCGGCCGCCGACATCTACTCACTGGCTTGCGTGCTGTACGAAGCGTTGACCGGTGAACTGCCTTTCCCGGGCAAGACCCAGGGCGGGTTGATCGCGGCACACATGTCCACGCCGCCGCCGCGGCCCAGCCAGACCAACCCGCGGGTTCCCGCGACGTTGGACGACGTCATCGCCCGCGGCATGGCCAAGGAACCCGACGACCGCTACGGCAGCGCCGGGGCGCTGGGTCGCGCCGCCGAACGGGCGCTGCGCAGTGGTGTGCGCACCGTGGTGGATCCGACGGACGAGCCGACCCGGCAGCTGTCCTGGGCGCCGGCGCCACCCACCCTGCCGCGGGCTTACCCCCGTCTCCACCGTCGCCGCCCGCGCCGCCGCCGTATCAGCAGGTCTACCCGCAGACGTACCCGCCGTCAGGGCCGCAGCCGGTGA
- the dhmA2 gene encoding haloalkane dehalogenase 2, which yields MTVTDRPAWVDETLFPFQSRFVEIDGHTIHYVDEGSGPTLLFLHGNPTWSFVYRDTIRALRDEFRCVAIDYPGFGLSEAAPGYRYVPEEHAEVVAAFVDRLGLSGVTVVVHDWGGPIGLATVARNPDAFDRVVVANTWAWPVSGPHFEIFSRLMGGPLGRLLIRQFNLFVNAMIPAGHRWRKPSGTEMAHYRKALDSPERRYASAVFPRRITGSRTFLAEIEAALPGLASMPALIIWATGDIAFGDNELRRWEQVFPDHRTEIIDGAGHYVQSDAPERFAAAIRDWLA from the coding sequence ATGACCGTCACCGATCGACCCGCCTGGGTCGACGAGACGTTGTTCCCGTTTCAGAGCCGCTTCGTCGAGATCGACGGGCACACCATCCACTATGTGGACGAAGGGTCGGGGCCCACGCTGCTGTTCCTGCACGGCAACCCCACCTGGTCGTTCGTGTACCGGGACACCATCCGCGCCCTGCGTGATGAATTCCGTTGTGTGGCAATCGATTATCCAGGATTTGGATTGTCCGAGGCCGCGCCGGGCTACCGGTATGTGCCCGAGGAGCACGCCGAGGTGGTCGCCGCTTTCGTCGACAGGCTCGGCTTGAGCGGGGTGACGGTCGTCGTCCACGACTGGGGTGGGCCGATCGGGCTGGCTACGGTCGCGCGTAATCCCGACGCCTTCGATCGGGTGGTGGTGGCCAATACCTGGGCCTGGCCGGTGAGCGGCCCACACTTCGAGATTTTCTCGCGCCTGATGGGCGGACCGCTCGGACGGTTGCTGATAAGGCAGTTCAACCTCTTCGTCAACGCCATGATCCCGGCGGGGCACCGGTGGCGGAAGCCCAGCGGCACCGAGATGGCGCACTACCGCAAGGCCCTGGACAGCCCGGAGCGGCGGTACGCCTCGGCGGTCTTTCCCCGCCGCATCACCGGCTCTCGGACGTTCCTGGCTGAGATCGAGGCCGCCCTGCCGGGCCTGGCATCGATGCCGGCTCTCATCATCTGGGCCACCGGCGACATCGCGTTCGGCGACAACGAGTTGCGCCGGTGGGAACAGGTCTTCCCCGATCACCGCACCGAGATCATCGACGGCGCAGGGCATTACGTGCAGTCGGATGCCCCGGAGCGGTTCGCCGCGGCGATCCGGGATTGGTTGGCGTGA
- a CDS encoding hypothetical protein (frameshifted, deletion at around 2420845): protein MGKNFGQYCGLARALDVVGDRWNLLIVRQLLVAPARYRELLDGLPGVATNLLAGRLRELEAAGVIERRLADGAAVTYALTPWGAQLREPIEGLIRWSTPLMIRGPENDVFRAEWLLVALPALLADRVPGDRSVTVGISVAGEMVQLRMTQSRVSR, encoded by the coding sequence ATGGGAAAGAACTTCGGTCAGTACTGCGGCCTGGCCCGCGCGCTCGACGTGGTCGGCGACCGCTGGAACCTATTGATCGTGCGACAACTCCTGGTGGCGCCCGCCCGTTACCGCGAGCTGCTCGACGGTCTGCCGGGTGTAGCCACCAACCTGCTGGCCGGCCGCCTGCGTGAACTCGAGGCGGCCGGAGTGATCGAACGACGGCTGGCCGATGGCGCGGCCGTCACCTACGCGCTCACCCCTTGGGGGGCGCAGCTGCGCGAACCGATCGAAGGGTTGATCCGCTGGTCCACACCGCTGATGATCCGGGGCCCAGAAAACGACGTCTTCCGCGCCGAGTGGCTGCTGGTGGCGCTGCCGGCACTGCTGGCCGACCGAGTGCCCGGGGATCGGTCGGTGACGGTGGGCATATCCGTGGCGGGTGAGATGGTGCAGCTGCGGATGACGCAGTCTCGGGTGTCGAGGTGA
- a CDS encoding voltage-gated potassium channel: protein MSDLSKEQLWKQRTEWPLALIAAAFLTMYSIQVLTRPGAELSHSLQVACWIAWSLFVIDYLVRLLLATDRWQWFLRHWFDFLIVVLPLIRPLQLVRLVVLMGALQRAVGDAVRGRILLYTISGVLLLIYVGSLAVLNTERGVPHATIDSFGTAVWWAITTVTTVGYGNLYPVTVTGRVIAVVLMMGGIGLVGVVTASLASWIVQRVEETDTANQAATAAQIDELREEIRALTDQLQPREARWL from the coding sequence ATGTCTGACCTCTCCAAGGAACAGCTGTGGAAGCAGCGCACCGAGTGGCCGCTGGCCCTGATTGCCGCCGCCTTTCTCACCATGTACTCGATACAGGTGCTGACCCGGCCCGGAGCAGAGTTGTCGCACTCGCTGCAGGTGGCGTGCTGGATCGCGTGGAGCCTGTTCGTCATCGACTACCTCGTCCGCCTGCTGTTGGCGACAGACCGTTGGCAATGGTTCCTGCGGCACTGGTTCGACTTCTTGATCGTGGTGCTGCCGCTGATCCGGCCACTGCAATTGGTGCGGCTGGTGGTGCTGATGGGAGCGCTGCAGCGGGCCGTGGGTGACGCGGTGCGCGGCCGGATTCTGCTGTACACCATCTCTGGGGTACTGCTGTTGATCTATGTGGGCTCCCTCGCCGTGCTCAACACCGAACGCGGCGTGCCACACGCCACCATCGACTCGTTCGGCACGGCCGTCTGGTGGGCGATCACCACCGTCACCACCGTCGGCTACGGAAACCTGTATCCGGTCACCGTCACCGGACGGGTCATCGCCGTGGTCCTGATGATGGGCGGCATCGGCCTGGTCGGTGTGGTGACGGCATCACTGGCGTCCTGGATCGTGCAACGCGTCGAGGAGACCGACACCGCCAACCAGGCGGCGACCGCCGCCCAGATCGACGAGCTTCGCGAGGAGATCCGGGCCTTGACCGACCAGCTGCAGCCCCGGGAAGCCAGATGGCTGTAG
- a CDS encoding hypothetical protein (frameshifted, insertion at around 2423349), with amino-acid sequence MHDSFLDTLVALQRVPVDQAPWLRRPQGVGNTAELAWWRDYVEWATDTQVPELIVDAFAWLHRHRPEDPAELAVCWGDARLSNAIFDDSGAIVGALDWEQACLCPAETDFAWWLATRRQTMEVNGITADPELPGFDTRQRVVARFEEMIGRPLQALWWYEIFAMVRMGCCILRVQWLLRSIGQAGHGLTRAPVMPAWAVEAIRS; translated from the coding sequence GTGCACGACTCGTTTCTGGACACACTTGTTGCGCTGCAACGGGTTCCGGTCGACCAGGCGCCGTGGCTGCGACGCCCGCAGGGCGTGGGCAACACCGCCGAACTCGCATGGTGGCGCGACTATGTCGAGTGGGCCACCGACACGCAGGTGCCCGAACTGATCGTCGACGCGTTCGCCTGGCTGCACCGTCACCGGCCCGAGGACCCCGCCGAATTGGCGGTGTGCTGGGGCGATGCCCGCCTGTCCAACGCGATCTTCGACGACAGCGGCGCGATCGTCGGGGCGCTGGACTGGGAGCAGGCCTGCCTGTGCCCGGCCGAAACCGACTTCGCGTGGTGGCTGGCCACACGACGCCAGACCATGGAGGTCAACGGCATCACAGCCGATCCGGAATTGCCCGGCTTCGACACGCGGCAGCGGGTCGTCGCCCGATTCGAGGAGATGATCGGCCGCCCCCTTCAGGCGCTGTGGTGGTATGAGATTTTCGCCATGGTGCGGATGGGTTGCTGCATTCTGCGCGTGCAATGGCTGCTGCGCAGCATCGGTCAGGCCGGTCACGGCCTCACCCGCGCGCCGGTGATGCCCGCCTGGGCGGTCGAGGCAATCAGGTCGTGA
- the ephC_1 gene encoding epoxide hydrolase — MARPEPLTFGDIHDTAKPLAVAVHGFPDTPHTWRHLGPALADLGYRVVAPWLPGYDAPASGPISVGTYVRHILSVRSSRGGDERSVLIGHDWGAHTGYGTVGFQPDAFRRLVTLAVPPSAALGETMLGYRQLKRSFYIWLIQQVGLAETALTQPGFWEQLWADWSPGYDPQQDISWLREHVTAENIASVIAPYRATFNPAFADPDAEAEAMATFTPPPIPTLYLHGSQDGGLGAEVVAGAARHLPVPGSAFEMIDGTGHFLHLEQPELVNARICGWLAG; from the coding sequence ATGGCGCGACCTGAGCCACTGACCTTCGGCGATATCCACGACACGGCGAAGCCGTTGGCCGTCGCGGTACACGGCTTCCCTGACACCCCGCACACCTGGCGCCATCTGGGTCCCGCCCTGGCCGACCTGGGATACCGGGTGGTGGCACCCTGGCTACCGGGTTACGACGCCCCGGCCAGCGGACCGATCAGCGTGGGAACCTATGTGCGACACATTCTTTCGGTACGGTCCAGCCGTGGCGGTGACGAGCGCTCCGTGCTGATCGGCCACGACTGGGGTGCCCACACCGGCTACGGCACCGTCGGCTTCCAGCCCGACGCGTTCCGCCGGCTGGTGACGCTGGCCGTGCCGCCCAGCGCGGCGCTGGGGGAGACGATGTTGGGCTACCGGCAACTCAAGCGATCGTTCTACATCTGGTTGATCCAGCAGGTAGGCCTAGCCGAGACGGCACTGACCCAGCCGGGCTTCTGGGAGCAGCTCTGGGCCGATTGGTCGCCGGGATACGATCCGCAACAGGATATTTCGTGGCTGCGCGAACACGTCACCGCCGAGAACATCGCGAGTGTCATCGCCCCGTACCGCGCCACCTTCAACCCAGCGTTCGCCGACCCCGACGCGGAAGCCGAGGCGATGGCCACGTTCACGCCACCGCCGATCCCCACCCTGTACCTGCACGGCTCCCAGGACGGTGGACTCGGCGCCGAGGTGGTCGCCGGCGCCGCCCGCCATCTACCGGTGCCCGGCTCGGCATTCGAAATGATCGACGGCACTGGTCATTTCCTGCATCTGGAACAACCCGAGTTGGTCAACGCCCGCATCTGCGGATGGCTGGCCGGCTAG
- a CDS encoding TetR family transcriptional regulator: MSTRVPPAAESSTRRRILAATFVVLARSGRKRLMLSEVAAEAKVSRPTLYRYFPSKDELLAAFGLYEQDNFDAGIASAMAGLRGRERLDAALQFVVDFQHTYSLGFLVDTEPEHVLAQMKRVMPILHERIARLIPGENADLAAATVVRVAVCHYLVGGDDRQRFLDELRYAAGIDRRAARTA; the protein is encoded by the coding sequence GTGTCCACCCGTGTGCCGCCTGCTGCCGAATCCTCGACTCGCCGCCGGATTCTGGCCGCCACGTTCGTGGTACTCGCCCGCAGCGGGCGCAAACGGTTGATGCTCTCGGAGGTGGCCGCCGAGGCGAAGGTGTCCCGGCCCACGCTGTACCGGTATTTCCCGTCCAAAGACGAGTTACTGGCCGCCTTCGGCCTCTATGAGCAGGACAACTTCGACGCCGGGATCGCCTCGGCGATGGCCGGTCTGCGTGGCCGCGAAAGATTGGACGCGGCTTTACAATTCGTCGTCGATTTCCAGCACACTTATTCGCTGGGATTCCTGGTCGACACCGAGCCGGAACATGTTCTTGCGCAGATGAAACGGGTGATGCCGATTCTGCACGAGCGGATCGCCCGGCTGATCCCCGGCGAGAACGCCGACCTGGCGGCGGCGACGGTGGTCCGGGTTGCGGTGTGCCACTATCTGGTGGGCGGGGACGACCGTCAGCGCTTTCTCGACGAATTACGTTATGCCGCGGGCATCGACCGCCGGGCGGCGCGCACGGCCTAG
- a CDS encoding metal-dependent hydrolase gives MTDLVVRKMSFEFDTSVSEVPFLWQPANPHFAIFCNAFTFIAVPFEKYIIAALRQAQDRLAEDPEVAAEADAFLRQEAQHSAAHRKHMLALIEQYPGLQRCYDQTMASYQELIAAHPVEFHAAYIANLEATFTPMFKVILDHRDSLFGGADQRVAALMMWHFVEEIEHRSSGLRLYRHLMPDPWYRVKRIRHTFRHVGYIANTVARAFDECIPLPDRGTSAEQVMADPLRSEFGYRIGRRGVRPVFHAVPDTHLIKMLWRLALSQTPYHDPADQPLPQWAATWMAEYDRGTDMTTYAGG, from the coding sequence ATGACGGACCTGGTCGTCCGGAAGATGTCGTTCGAGTTCGACACGTCGGTGTCCGAGGTGCCGTTCCTGTGGCAGCCGGCTAATCCGCATTTCGCGATCTTCTGCAACGCGTTCACCTTCATCGCGGTGCCGTTCGAGAAATACATCATCGCCGCACTGCGCCAGGCGCAGGATCGGCTGGCCGAAGACCCGGAGGTCGCCGCGGAAGCCGACGCCTTCCTGCGGCAGGAAGCCCAGCACTCCGCGGCGCACCGCAAGCACATGCTGGCCCTGATCGAGCAGTACCCCGGCCTGCAGCGCTGCTACGACCAGACCATGGCGTCGTATCAGGAGTTGATCGCCGCGCACCCGGTCGAGTTCCACGCCGCCTACATCGCCAACCTGGAAGCCACCTTCACTCCGATGTTCAAAGTGATTCTGGATCATCGGGATTCGCTATTCGGCGGTGCGGACCAGCGGGTCGCGGCGCTGATGATGTGGCACTTCGTCGAGGAGATCGAACACCGCAGCTCCGGGCTGCGGCTGTATCGGCACCTGATGCCCGATCCCTGGTATCGGGTCAAACGCATCCGGCACACGTTCCGGCATGTCGGCTACATCGCGAACACAGTCGCCCGGGCCTTCGACGAATGCATCCCGCTGCCCGACCGCGGGACGTCGGCCGAGCAGGTGATGGCCGATCCGTTGCGCAGCGAGTTCGGCTACCGCATCGGCAGACGGGGCGTACGCCCGGTGTTTCATGCCGTACCCGACACGCACCTGATCAAGATGCTGTGGCGGTTGGCGTTGTCGCAGACGCCGTACCACGACCCGGCCGACCAGCCGCTGCCGCAGTGGGCGGCAACCTGGATGGCCGAGTACGACCGCGGCACCGATATGACGACATACGCCGGCGGCTGA
- a CDS encoding hypothetical protein (frameshifted, deletion at around 2428163), which yields MATLAGVLATNAGRCPARPALIFGDRKLSYREVDAKVNQTARALATTGLRKGDRMVLMSANSDSFYLASYAAWRLGALVVPANPAATAAELQYLLDDSQAAVLVFGPTAAEAAGRCAAAPSLVYPPIALDPELARLAAAQPDTAPDVEVSESDDAAILYTSGTTGRPKGALFDHHRVLWVGLNAAAVLGLRDGDRVLHVAPMYHAADLTILVVGGTQLGATHVILPAFSPDAVLDALEKAFGQRIFSASRRCISYCCVIPSSPPGTCPRGASACSVPHPCRPQRCRKRSKRCHTSS from the coding sequence ATGGCTACCCTCGCAGGTGTTCTGGCAACCAACGCGGGACGCTGCCCCGCCCGTCCGGCGCTGATCTTCGGCGATCGCAAGTTGAGCTACCGCGAGGTCGACGCGAAAGTGAACCAGACGGCCAGGGCGCTGGCGACGACTGGGCTGCGCAAGGGCGATCGCATGGTGCTGATGTCGGCTAACAGCGACAGCTTCTATCTCGCGTCGTATGCCGCGTGGCGCCTGGGCGCCCTGGTGGTCCCGGCGAACCCGGCGGCCACTGCCGCCGAGCTGCAGTACCTGCTCGACGACTCGCAGGCGGCCGTGCTGGTTTTCGGCCCTACCGCGGCGGAGGCCGCCGGCAGGTGCGCAGCCGCACCGTCGCTGGTATATCCGCCGATCGCACTGGATCCGGAGCTGGCGAGACTTGCTGCCGCACAACCGGATACCGCACCGGACGTCGAGGTATCCGAAAGTGACGATGCGGCCATCCTGTACACCTCGGGCACCACTGGGCGCCCGAAAGGCGCGCTGTTCGACCATCACCGCGTCCTCTGGGTGGGCCTGAACGCCGCGGCGGTACTCGGGCTGCGGGACGGCGATCGGGTGCTGCATGTCGCGCCGATGTATCACGCCGCCGACCTCACCATTCTGGTTGTGGGAGGCACTCAACTGGGCGCCACGCACGTGATCCTGCCGGCCTTCAGCCCGGACGCAGTACTCGATGCCCTCGAAAAAGCATTCGGTCAACGCATTTTTTCGGCGTCCCGACGATGTATCAGCTACTGCTGCGTCATCCCGAGCTCGCCACCAGGGACCTGTCCGCGTGGCGCGTCGGCCTGTTCGGTGCCGCACCCATGCCGGCCTCAGCGGTGCAGGAAGCGCTCGAAGCGCTGCCACACCTCGAGTTGA
- a CDS encoding putative transcriptional regulator, TetR family protein, whose amino-acid sequence MTIDGAVDVPADLTAKARIRNAALELFAEKGAANTSIREVAAEAGITHGLVVHHFSNKDGLRRAVRQHVFELLRQALESVPAEGGAQQIRHARDSSVDRLLTAKPALMTYLRRAMLDPVESDPELVAMLADFTLAEVRSLRSRGLAGTETPDYLQAMAVMIRELGPRLLAPVAQQFWGCLAGEHAGPAPSLEVAMKPS is encoded by the coding sequence ATGACCATCGATGGGGCAGTCGACGTCCCGGCGGATCTGACGGCCAAGGCGCGGATCCGCAACGCGGCTCTGGAACTGTTCGCCGAGAAGGGCGCGGCCAACACCAGCATCCGGGAGGTGGCCGCCGAGGCGGGAATCACCCACGGACTGGTGGTCCACCATTTCTCCAACAAGGACGGGCTGCGCCGCGCGGTCCGCCAGCATGTCTTCGAATTGCTCCGGCAGGCGCTGGAATCGGTGCCGGCCGAAGGCGGCGCCCAGCAGATCCGCCATGCCCGCGACAGCAGCGTGGACCGACTACTGACCGCCAAGCCGGCGCTGATGACCTACCTGCGCCGGGCGATGCTGGACCCGGTCGAATCCGATCCGGAACTCGTCGCCATGCTGGCCGACTTCACCCTCGCCGAGGTTCGCAGCCTTCGGTCGCGCGGCCTTGCCGGCACCGAGACGCCCGATTATCTACAGGCGATGGCCGTGATGATCCGGGAACTCGGGCCGCGATTGCTTGCCCCAGTGGCTCAACAGTTTTGGGGCTGCCTCGCGGGGGAACACGCCGGGCCGGCTCCCTCGCTCGAAGTCGCGATGAAGCCCAGTTAG
- the cyp124 gene encoding methyl-branched lipid omega-hydroxylase — MDLKTESGLTPRLNGAPPPRVALADIELGSLDFWARDDDYRDGAFATLRREAPISFWPAVDYEGFDSGAGHWALTRLDDVFFASRHPEVFSSSPSITINDQTPELAEYFGSMIVLDDPRHQRLRSIVSRAFTPRVVARIEASVRDRAHRLVTSMIAGHPDGHADLVSELAGPLPLQIICDMMGIPEEDHQRIFHWTNVILGFGDPDLTTDFAEFFQVSMDIGAYATALADDRRVHHHDDLTTALVESEVNGERLSSSEIAMFFILLVVAGNETTRNAISHGVLALSRYPAEREKWWSNYDGLAHSAVEEIVRWASPVIYMRRTLTQDFELSGTKMAAGDKVSMWYCSANRDESKFADPWTFDVTRDPNPHVGFGGGGAHFCLGANLARREIRVVFDELRREIPDITATAEPARLLSQFIHGIKRLPVTWS, encoded by the coding sequence ATGGACCTCAAGACCGAGTCCGGCCTGACGCCGCGATTGAACGGCGCGCCGCCACCTCGGGTGGCGCTGGCCGATATCGAGCTGGGCTCGCTGGATTTCTGGGCTCGCGACGACGACTATCGCGACGGCGCCTTCGCCACTTTGCGGCGTGAGGCGCCTATCTCGTTCTGGCCCGCGGTCGACTATGAGGGATTCGACTCCGGCGCCGGGCATTGGGCACTGACCAGGCTGGACGACGTGTTCTTCGCCAGCCGCCATCCGGAGGTTTTCAGCTCGAGTCCCAGCATCACGATCAACGACCAAACACCGGAGCTGGCCGAGTATTTCGGATCGATGATCGTGCTGGACGACCCGCGTCATCAGCGGCTGCGTTCGATCGTCAGCCGGGCCTTCACGCCCCGCGTGGTGGCCCGAATCGAGGCCTCGGTGCGGGATCGGGCGCACCGGTTGGTGACGTCGATGATCGCCGGGCATCCCGACGGGCACGCCGATCTGGTCAGCGAACTGGCCGGACCGCTGCCGCTGCAGATCATCTGCGACATGATGGGCATCCCCGAGGAGGACCATCAGCGGATATTCCATTGGACCAACGTGATTCTCGGATTCGGCGACCCGGATCTGACCACCGATTTCGCGGAGTTCTTTCAGGTTTCGATGGACATCGGCGCCTACGCCACCGCGTTGGCCGACGACCGCCGGGTCCACCACCACGACGACTTGACCACCGCGCTGGTCGAATCCGAGGTGAACGGCGAGCGGCTGTCGTCGTCGGAGATCGCGATGTTCTTCATCCTGCTGGTGGTGGCCGGCAACGAGACCACCCGCAACGCCATCAGTCACGGCGTGCTGGCGCTGTCCCGCTACCCGGCCGAGCGGGAGAAGTGGTGGTCAAATTACGACGGGCTGGCGCACAGCGCGGTCGAGGAGATCGTGCGCTGGGCCTCACCGGTGATCTACATGCGCCGCACCCTTACCCAGGATTTCGAACTGTCCGGCACCAAAATGGCTGCCGGCGACAAGGTTTCGATGTGGTACTGCTCGGCCAACCGGGACGAGTCGAAGTTCGCCGACCCGTGGACTTTCGACGTGACCCGCGACCCCAACCCGCATGTCGGCTTCGGCGGTGGCGGCGCACACTTCTGCCTGGGCGCCAACCTGGCGCGCCGCGAGATCCGGGTGGTGTTCGACGAATTGCGTCGCGAGATCCCCGACATCACCGCGACGGCGGAGCCGGCTCGGCTGCTGTCGCAGTTCATCCACGGCATCAAACGCCTGCCGGTCACCTGGAGTTAG
- the dapB_2 gene encoding dihydrodipicolinate reductase, translating into MVIPEIVKHPLFELVGVGVSNPDKVGRDVGDICGLAEPVGVTATDDVDALIALKPDALVHYGPTAMHAKDNISLITRFLRAGIDVCSTAMTPWIWPTMHLNPPNWIEPITQACELGEASCFTTGIDPGFANDLFPMTLMGLCSEVKKVRASELLDYTNYEGDYEREMGIGREPEYSPMLENSDVLIFAWGATVPMIAHAAGIMLDEMTTTWDKWVTPTDRKSAKGVIKAGQVAAVRFTINGLYRGETRIQLEHVNRIGLDAAPDWPTGHDNDVYRVDIEGTPSIFQETAFRFTDGTGRDAAAAGCLATGLRALNAVPAVNDLSPGWVTALDLPLIPGAGTIR; encoded by the coding sequence ATGGTGATTCCCGAGATCGTCAAGCATCCGTTGTTCGAATTGGTGGGCGTCGGCGTCAGCAACCCGGACAAGGTCGGCCGCGACGTCGGTGACATCTGCGGGCTGGCCGAACCGGTGGGCGTCACCGCCACCGACGACGTCGACGCCCTGATCGCACTGAAGCCCGACGCTCTGGTGCACTATGGCCCCACCGCCATGCACGCCAAGGACAACATCTCGCTGATCACCCGCTTCCTGCGGGCCGGCATCGACGTGTGCTCGACGGCGATGACGCCGTGGATCTGGCCGACCATGCACCTCAATCCGCCCAACTGGATCGAGCCGATCACCCAAGCGTGCGAGCTGGGTGAGGCGTCCTGCTTCACCACCGGCATCGACCCCGGATTCGCCAACGACCTGTTCCCGATGACCCTGATGGGGCTGTGCTCCGAGGTGAAGAAGGTGCGCGCGTCGGAACTGCTCGACTACACCAACTACGAAGGCGACTACGAACGGGAGATGGGCATCGGGCGCGAACCCGAGTACAGCCCGATGCTGGAGAATTCCGACGTGCTGATCTTCGCCTGGGGTGCCACCGTGCCGATGATCGCCCACGCCGCGGGCATCATGCTCGACGAGATGACCACCACCTGGGACAAGTGGGTCACCCCTACCGACCGCAAGTCCGCCAAGGGCGTCATCAAGGCGGGTCAGGTGGCCGCGGTCCGGTTCACCATCAACGGGCTCTACCGGGGCGAGACACGCATCCAGCTCGAGCATGTCAACCGCATCGGGCTCGACGCCGCCCCGGACTGGCCGACCGGCCACGACAACGACGTCTACCGCGTCGACATCGAAGGAACCCCGAGCATCTTCCAGGAAACCGCGTTCCGGTTCACCGATGGCACCGGCCGAGACGCGGCCGCGGCCGGCTGCCTGGCGACCGGCCTGCGGGCCCTCAACGCCGTCCCGGCGGTCAACGACCTGTCGCCGGGCTGGGTGACCGCACTGGATCTGCCGCTGATTCCCGGCGCCGGCACCATTCGCTGA